In Aspergillus flavus chromosome 3, complete sequence, one genomic interval encodes:
- a CDS encoding para-hydroxybenzoate-polyprenyl transferase gives MGFTTRVAMYWSMQSRSCLESRAIRPNRREMAHLRYSLSPRFISGCYTRQRSTLFVTPRPTTRAGLALRRFNLHLPYSSPSATKSPHTAEPTSVTRYSPPKTGLVASLPQSWIPYAELIRLDKPTGTYYLFFPCAFSTLLAAPMTSSTPFQVLGTMGLFLAGALVMRGAGCTINDLWDRNLDPHVERTKFRPIARRAVSPRKAVVFTGMQLLAGLGILLQFPTLCLWYGIPSLLLVTTYPLAKRITYYPQAVLGLTFSWGAMMGFPALGIDLLSNHSALESAAALYSSCVAWTILYDMIYAHMDIKDDVAAGIKSIALRHEHNTKTVLSGLAVVQVALLAAAGVSAGAGPVFFIGSCGSAVLSLGIMIWKVQLKNVQNCWWWFKNGCLLTGGGITLGMFFDYIARATGLDGKNTRSPQVITDVTSESNGELN, from the coding sequence TCTCCCCTCGCTTTATTTCGGGATGTTATACTAGGCAGAGATCTACCCTTTTTGTTACACCCAGGCCCACAACACGCGCAGGATTGGCATTAAGAAGGTTCAATTTGCACCTACCATACTCATCCCCATCAGCTACGAAGTCACCCCACACAGCAGAACCGACCTCAGTAACTCGTTACTCTCCACCAAAGACAGGACTTGTTGCCTCTCTTCCTCAGTCTTGGATACCGTATGCCGAACTGATACGCCTTGACAAACCTACTGGCACatactatcttttcttcccatgCGCATTCTCGACACTTCTCGCGGCACCTATGACATCGTCAACCCCTTTCCAAGTCCTTGGGACGATGGGACTGTTTTTAGCGGGAGCTTTGGTCATGCGAGGCGCCGGTTGTACAATCAATGATTTGTGGGATAGAAATCTGGATCCACATGTCGAACGCACCAAGTTCCGGCCAATCGCTAGAAGGGCAGTATCCCCGCGCAAAGCTGTAGTGTTCACTGGGATGCAGTTGCTGGCGGGATTgggcattcttctccaattcccAACGCTGTGTCTTTGGTACGGGATACCTAGTCTGCTTCTTGTGACGACTTACCCTCTCGCAAAGCGCATCACGTACTACCCGCAAGCCGTTCTGGGCCTAACATTTTCATGGGGTGCGATGATGGGGTTTCCTGCGTTAGGCATAGATCTTCTCAGCAACCATTCTGCCTTGGAGTCAGCAGCAGCACTCTATTCTAGCTGTGTTGCTTGGACAATCCTGTACGATATGATCTACGCCCATATGGACATAAAGGATGATGTAGCGGCAGGTATCAAGTCCATCGCTCTTCGTCATGAACACAATACAAAAACCGTTCTTTCTGGTCTAGCAGTTGTCCAAGTAGCGTTGCTTGCTGCAGCGGGCGTGTCGGCTGGCGCTGGCCCCGTCTTCTTTATTGGCAGCTGTGGCAGCGCGGTTCTTTCTCTTGGAATCATGATATGGAAAGTTCAGCTGAAAAATGTCCAGAactgctggtggtggttcAAGAATGGTTGTTTGCTCACTGGAGGTGGCATTACCTTGGGGATGTTCTTTGACTATATAGCGCGTGCGACTGGTTTGGACGGGAAGAATACAAGATCACCACAAGTGATCACAGACGTAACTTCCGAATCCAATGGAGAACTCAACTGA
- a CDS encoding putative disrupter of telomere silencing protein Dot5 (unnamed protein product), whose amino-acid sequence MVELRKRKAPTQLPVAEKRTRKGQRSTTVPEGVPQENESSTVSGGFLEVGNKIILDGFGGEIETNDGIKTTLYKLVNESKSGVVLFTYPRASTPGCTKQACMFRDNYDYLTSTGFSIYGLSADSPRANTTFKAKQSLPYPLLCDTASSLIAALGFKKAPKGTTRGIFAVDKEGTVLLLQPGGPDATVEAMRQLIARKSSSSSSESGI is encoded by the exons ATGGTTGAGCTTCGAAAGCGCAAAGCGCCAACTCAATTGCCTGTGGCAGAGAAAAGGACCAGAAAAGGCCAACGGTCAACCACTGTACCAGAAGGTGTGCCCCAGGAGAACGAATCGTCCACGGTCTCGGGAGGGTTCCTCGAAGTCGGCAACAAAATCATTTTGGATGGATTTGGTGGAGAGATTGAAACAAATGATGGCATAAAGACAACACTCTATAAGTTGGTTAATGAGAGCAAATCAGGTGTTGTGCTCTTTACATACCCTAGAGCCTCCACCCCCGGCT GTACAAAGCAGGCCTGCATGTTTCGCGACAACTATGACTATTTGACTTCGACTGGCTTCTCCATCTATGGACTGTCTGCGGATTCGCCAAGAGCAAACACCACCTTCAAAGCCAAACAGAGTTTACCCTATCCTCTTCTCTGCGATACTGCATCTTCACTGATTGCGGCTCTGGGGTTCAAAAAGGCACCTAAAGGAACAACTAGGGGCATTTTCGCTGTAGATAAGGAAGGTACTGTTCTGCTGCTGCAGCCTGGTGGCCCGGATGCCACGGTGGAGGCTATGCGGCAATTGATTGCAAGGAAATCTAGTAGTAGCAGTTCAGAATCGGGTATCTGA
- a CDS encoding mitochondrial protein sorting yields the protein MKVFSSTCTFDYSWEEVSTANWRKYCPWNDKSTHVVAVDTLSRTIDSETGILRTERLITCDQSVPQWVLSLFGGSATSHVYEVSYVDPKSKKVTMCSTNLTWSNVLNVQETVTYQPSSAKPACTTNFNQEAKITALCGGWQKIKNKVEEASVERFSQNAKRGREGFEAVLEMSRRVFGEQRERENDRLQS from the exons ATGAAGGTCTTCTCCTCTACTTGTACTTTCGATTACTCTTGGGAGGAGGTATCAACGGCGAACTGGCGCAAGTACTGCCCGTGGAATGACAAGTCCACACATGTTGTGGCGGTAGACACGTTATCCCGGACTATTGACTCAGAAACTGGTATC TTGCGCACAGAGCGTCTTATTACATGTGATCAATCCGTGCCGCAATGggttctttctcttttcggAGGAAGCGCTACCTCGCATGTTTACGAGGTCTCCTACGTTGACCCAAAATCGAAGAAAGTTACAATGTGCTCGACCAACCTCACATGGTCCAATGTTTTGAATGTCCAAGAGACTGTCACCTATCAACCATCCTCAGCGAAGCCGGCTTGTACCACGAATTTCAACCAGGAAGCCAAGATCACTGCTCTCTGCGGCGGGTggcaaaagatcaagaacaagGTAGAAGAGGCAAGTGTGGAGAGATTCAGTCAAAACGCTAAAAGGGGTCGAGAAGGGTTTGAGGCCGTGCTTGAGATGAGTCGACGGGTATTCGGTGAACAACGCGAGCGTGAGAACGATAGACTTCAGTCATGA
- a CDS encoding choline phosphate cytidylyltransferase/putative CDP-ethanolamine synthase (unnamed protein product): protein MSSSNEDPVPLPGQWPVDPQYDVPIDEDRIWVDGCFDFSHHGHAGAMLQARRLGKELYVGVHSDKAILKNKGPTVMTLTERVSAVEACRWVTCCVPHAPYVTQLPWVSHYGCKYVVHGDDITSDSNGDDCYRFVKAAGRFRVVKRTPGISTTDLVGRMLLCTKGHFVKNVKGTLAGEEGSGNQEERQLAAANLMQRIRDYATDETGLQPGSPVWIWTGSSSAKLDNTMEEPGLFETISGGKPSRPGQRIVYVDGGFDLFSSGHIEFLRQVLAHEEMEGRQRGWYDPEVRERRLREYGEDYGPAYVVAGIHDDGVINHWKGFNYPIMNIFERGLCVLQCRYIHAVIFSAPFSPSEPYLRAMPLGVPDAVYHGPTTFIPLTYDPYTAPKRMSIFRETGSHDFQHVNAGEIVGRILKSREAYEERQRAKLQKGVIEELTKAKEDSIN, encoded by the exons atgaGTTCTTCCAACGAAGATCCTGTCCCCCTGCCAGGGCAATGGCCAGTTGACCCTCAATATGATGTACCGATTGACGAAGACCGTATATGGGTGGATGGATGCTTTGACTTCAGTCATCACG GGCACGCGGGTGCCATGCTTCAGGCACGTAGACTGGGAAAGGAACTCTACGTTGGTGTGCATTCCGATAAGGCGATACTCAAGAACAAAGGCCCAACTGTGATGACTTTGACTGAGCG TGTATCTGCTGTTGAAGCATGTCGGTGGGTAACTTGCTGTGTTCCCCATGCTCCATATGTGACACAATTACCATGGGTGTCTCATTATGGCTGCAAATATGTTGTCCATGGGGATGATATTACATCTGATAGCAACGGCGACGATTGCTATCGATTTGTGAAGGCTGCAGGGCGATTTCGTGTGGTCAAAAGGACCCCTGGAATCTCCACTACTGACTTAGTCGGTCGTATGCTCTTATGCACAAAGGGGCATTTTGTCAAAAATGTGAAAGGCACACTTGCCGGCGAGGAAGGATCTGGGAATCAAGAGGAACGGCAGTTGGCTGCCGCTAACCTTATGCAAAGAATTCGAGATTATGCCACTGATGAGACTGGTTTGCAGCCTGGTTCTCCTGTATGGATCTGGACTGGCTCGAGTTCTGCCAAGCTTGACAATACTATGGAAGAGCCTGGATTATTCGAGACAATTTCAGGTGGGAAGCCGTCCAGACCAGGACAGCGAATTGTTTACGTCGACGGAGGCTTTGATCTATTCTCTTCTGGACATATTGAATTTCTTAGACAGGTTTTGGCACACGAGGAAATGGAAGGTCGTCAGCGTGGCTGGTACGACCCtgaagtgagagagagaagactcagggaatatggagaagattACGGCCCTGCTTATGTCGTTGCGGGCATCCACGACGATGGTGTAATCAATCATTGGAAGGGCTTCAATTACCCTATTATGAACATATTTGAGCGCGGACTTTGTGTTCTTCAGTGCCGT TATATCCATGCCGTTATATTCTCCGCTCCTTTTTCACCAAGTGAGCCCTACCTAAGAGCCATGCCCCTAGGTGTCCCGGATGCTGTTTATCATGGACCCACCACATTTATTCCACTTACATATGATCCCTACACTGCCCCCAAAAGAATGAGCATTTTCAGAGAAACAGGTAGCCATGATTTCCAGCATGTGAATGCTGGCGAAATAGTTGGGAGGATCCTAAAAAGCCGTGAAGCTTATGAAGAGAGACAGCGGGCGAAGTTGCAGAAGGGTGTCATTGAAGAGCTGACGAAGGCTAAGGAAGACTCAATAAATTAG
- a CDS encoding uncharacterized protein (of unknown function-domain containing protein), whose protein sequence is MTTLHYLPPVKPSAIALGTFFTHTASLGILAPVFGDTYHRAQAANTKEEFIKSKEAAGAAAAWGSSLVGSAMQTYGVAALINATGTLSYKGAAYLGSLIFMASSAPSFISQIFTEKRPLDTVAVGAVSRVFETVGLSLFLTWWGTRTNPFD, encoded by the exons ATGACGACTCTTCACT ATTTACCTCCGGTGAAGCCCTCTGCTATTGCTCTGGGCACGTTTTTCACACACACCGCGTCCTTGGGAATACTGGCTCCTGTCTTCGGTGACACTTACCATCGTGCGCAGGCAGCCAACACGAAAGAGGAATTCATCAAGTCCAAAGAGGCTGCCGGGGCTGCCGCAGCCTGGGGAAGCTCTTTGGTCGGTAGTGCCATGCAAACTTATGGAGTGGCTGCTCTGATTAACGCAACCGGGACGCTGAGTTACAAGGGCGCGGCGTATCTGGGAAGTCTGATTTTCATGGCTAGCTCTGCACCAAGT TTCATCAGCCAAATTTTTACCGAGAAGCGGCCTCTGGATACAGTTGCTGTAGGTGCAGTGAGCCGAGTCTTCGAGACAGTCGGGCTTAGTTTATTCCTTACTTGGTGGGGTACGCGTACGAATCCTTTCGATTAA